In one window of Calditrichota bacterium DNA:
- the amrS gene encoding AmmeMemoRadiSam system radical SAM enzyme, whose protein sequence is MKRREFLEVSALGSVGLGAPLVPPLIIRKKKNGIKDLIDHKHIFVAKEARFYKKLEHEKIQCEICPRKCVIDNMERGFCGNRENRGGTYYVLAYANPCAAHIDPIEKKPFFHFLPGTQAFSISTAGCNLVCKFCQNWQISQFRPEQTENIYLPPDKVVEIAKDRRVTSIAYTYAEPVVFYEYMYDTSVDARREGIRSVMVSAGFINPDPLRKLVKRLDAIKIDLKAFTEKYYHDICSAELKPVLKTLEVLHDEKIWFEIVYLVVPTLNDSVNEIRQMSQWIVKTLGPDVPLHFSRFYPQYMLKNLPPTPVSTLEKLRKTAMEAGIHYVYIGNVPGNPAESTYCPHCGKRLIYRIGYEIIENKLKNGKCPYCGTKIPGVWS, encoded by the coding sequence ATGAAACGACGAGAATTTTTGGAAGTATCCGCTTTGGGGAGTGTGGGGTTGGGAGCACCCCTGGTGCCTCCCTTGATTATCAGAAAGAAGAAGAACGGCATCAAGGATTTAATTGATCACAAGCACATTTTTGTGGCCAAGGAAGCCCGATTCTACAAAAAGTTAGAGCACGAGAAGATTCAGTGCGAAATATGTCCCCGGAAATGTGTAATTGACAATATGGAACGGGGCTTTTGCGGAAATCGGGAAAATCGGGGCGGAACGTATTACGTTCTGGCGTATGCCAATCCCTGTGCGGCCCATATCGATCCGATTGAAAAAAAGCCGTTTTTTCATTTTCTGCCCGGCACACAGGCCTTCTCCATTTCCACCGCAGGCTGCAATCTCGTATGCAAGTTTTGTCAGAACTGGCAAATCTCCCAGTTTCGGCCCGAACAGACCGAGAATATTTACCTTCCGCCGGACAAAGTGGTGGAAATTGCAAAGGATCGAAGGGTAACCTCCATCGCCTATACGTACGCCGAGCCGGTGGTCTTTTACGAGTACATGTACGATACGTCTGTGGATGCACGGCGCGAGGGTATTCGCAGTGTCATGGTTTCTGCCGGATTCATTAACCCGGACCCGCTTCGGAAGCTGGTCAAACGATTGGATGCCATTAAAATCGATTTGAAGGCCTTTACGGAAAAATACTATCACGACATCTGTTCGGCGGAGCTTAAACCGGTTTTGAAAACGCTGGAGGTTCTGCATGACGAAAAAATCTGGTTCGAAATTGTGTACCTTGTGGTTCCCACGTTGAATGATTCGGTAAATGAAATTCGGCAAATGAGTCAATGGATTGTGAAAACGCTCGGACCCGACGTCCCGCTCCATTTTTCTCGATTTTACCCGCAGTACATGCTCAAGAATTTGCCGCCTACTCCGGTTTCGACTCTGGAAAAACTCCGGAAAACGGCCATGGAGGCGGGAATCCACTATGTTTACATCGGGAACGTTCCCGGGAATCCGGCGGAGAGTACGTACTGTCCCCATTGCGGGAAACGCCTGATTTACCGGATTGGTTACGAGATTATTGAAAATAAGCTGAAGAATGGTAAATGTCCCTACTGTGGAACCAAGATACCCGGCGTGTGGTCGTAG
- a CDS encoding response regulator, with protein MKKILVVEDEDSLRLLYQQELEQEGYEVVTVESGEKAIEVLESGPIDLVVLDIRLTGMNGLEALEEMLLKNRNLKVIINTAYANYKDDFSSWLADAYLIKSSDLSELKETIKNLLEDKE; from the coding sequence ATGAAAAAAATCCTCGTTGTGGAGGATGAAGATAGCCTTCGGTTGCTGTACCAACAGGAATTGGAGCAGGAAGGCTATGAGGTTGTGACCGTCGAATCGGGCGAAAAGGCCATTGAGGTGCTGGAATCCGGGCCGATTGACCTGGTGGTTCTGGACATCCGTTTGACGGGAATGAATGGCCTGGAAGCTCTGGAAGAGATGTTATTGAAGAATCGAAATCTGAAGGTCATCATCAACACAGCTTATGCCAACTACAAAGATGATTTCAGCTCGTGGTTAGCCGATGCATATTTGATTAAGTCGTCCGATTTGAGCGAATTAAAAGAAACCATTAAGAATCTACTGGAAGACAAGGAATAG
- a CDS encoding glycoside hydrolase family 15 protein, giving the protein MEFTVNARVICTKWVFVLVLLLVSIGQASGMLPGGKNVQAHRSFFRLPVSNGWVAATVNVRSQSIDGFWPHIYRAIDETHPVKNLIKNLSFQISINGQKVLLSDCKFKEARYLTGTGIIRANYVWKSWPIELTVFSPMSRRGASFVVIVQVVSPEKNSQKDLQITCVPARLPTIHISESSEWTRQRLFQKMFIFSVQKRSSDFLRWARKKTPQDVLHSEMMWWKTWQKQSRIPKNLTQSQRHLFLQSLVVLKMAQCREEGLAKGQILASLPPGMWNIAWVRDGAYSIVALARSGHFKEARMGLQFMLRAKSGFYEHFIWKGKDYGVGMPYQISVCRYFGSGKEESDFNENGPNIELDGFGLFLWAMDEYVSRSKDVAFLRENWKEILEKVAEPLLRSRDSLGVIRAESGPWERHLPGAHFAYTTASAINGFRAVSHLAGLLNDEPHHQFYANVSADLTQHFSRVFLDSTRHILKGRLEGSFPGTLDASAIEAFNWAVFPPDSPLSRKTLAVYRKNLHIKNRSFGFCRLLSPDWYDRQEWVFVDFRMAKALRAVGQTKDSQQIVAWIEDQAAKNFDLIAELFEEKTADYKGAVPMAGYGAGAYILNFLE; this is encoded by the coding sequence TTGGAATTTACAGTGAATGCCCGGGTAATTTGCACGAAGTGGGTTTTTGTTCTGGTTTTGCTTCTTGTTTCGATTGGACAGGCTTCCGGAATGCTGCCTGGCGGCAAAAACGTTCAGGCCCATCGCTCATTTTTTCGCCTGCCGGTTTCAAATGGCTGGGTGGCGGCCACCGTTAATGTCAGAAGCCAGTCCATTGATGGGTTCTGGCCGCACATTTACAGAGCCATTGATGAAACCCACCCGGTTAAGAACCTCATAAAAAATCTCTCATTTCAGATTTCCATCAACGGACAGAAGGTTTTGTTATCCGACTGCAAATTTAAGGAAGCCCGATATTTAACAGGTACGGGAATAATTCGTGCAAATTATGTGTGGAAGAGCTGGCCCATTGAATTGACCGTTTTTTCCCCCATGAGCAGACGCGGGGCCTCTTTTGTCGTCATCGTTCAAGTTGTTTCCCCGGAAAAGAATTCTCAAAAGGATCTGCAGATTACCTGCGTACCCGCACGTCTTCCGACTATTCACATATCGGAATCTTCGGAATGGACCAGACAACGGCTTTTTCAAAAGATGTTCATTTTTTCTGTTCAAAAACGTTCTTCCGACTTTTTAAGATGGGCACGAAAAAAAACACCGCAGGATGTTTTGCATTCGGAAATGATGTGGTGGAAGACCTGGCAAAAGCAGTCCAGAATCCCAAAAAATCTCACACAAAGCCAGCGACACCTTTTTTTGCAATCCCTGGTCGTACTTAAAATGGCGCAGTGCCGGGAAGAAGGGTTAGCAAAGGGGCAAATTCTGGCCAGCCTTCCGCCGGGCATGTGGAACATCGCCTGGGTGCGAGACGGTGCCTATTCCATTGTGGCGCTCGCTCGATCGGGACATTTCAAGGAAGCCCGAATGGGACTCCAATTCATGCTCCGGGCCAAAAGCGGCTTTTATGAGCATTTTATCTGGAAGGGAAAGGATTACGGTGTCGGGATGCCGTACCAAATTTCCGTTTGCCGTTATTTTGGATCGGGGAAAGAAGAAAGTGATTTTAATGAAAACGGCCCCAACATCGAGCTGGACGGGTTTGGCCTTTTTCTCTGGGCAATGGATGAATACGTTTCCCGTTCAAAAGACGTGGCTTTTTTACGGGAGAATTGGAAGGAAATCCTGGAAAAAGTGGCCGAACCGCTTTTAAGGTCGAGGGATTCTCTGGGGGTCATTCGGGCAGAATCCGGTCCCTGGGAACGGCACCTGCCCGGGGCTCATTTTGCCTACACGACGGCATCGGCCATCAACGGATTTAGAGCGGTGAGCCATTTGGCCGGACTTTTGAATGATGAACCACATCACCAGTTTTATGCCAACGTGTCGGCTGATTTAACGCAGCATTTTTCAAGAGTCTTTTTGGATTCCACCCGTCACATTCTCAAGGGTCGGTTGGAAGGATCGTTTCCCGGGACATTGGATGCTTCTGCCATTGAGGCTTTCAATTGGGCTGTTTTCCCCCCGGACTCCCCGCTTTCCCGGAAAACACTTGCCGTATACCGCAAAAATCTGCACATCAAAAACCGGTCGTTTGGTTTCTGCCGCTTGCTCAGCCCGGACTGGTATGATCGTCAGGAATGGGTGTTTGTGGATTTCCGGATGGCAAAGGCGCTTCGGGCTGTGGGACAAACAAAAGATTCTCAGCAAATTGTGGCTTGGATCGAGGATCAGGCGGCAAAGAATTTTGATCTGATTGCCGAATTATTCGAAGAAAAAACGGCTGACTACAAAGGCGCCGTTCCCATGGCCGGATACGGCGCAGGGGCCTATATTCTTAATTTTTTGGAATAA
- the dacB gene encoding D-alanyl-D-alanine carboxypeptidase/D-alanyl-D-alanine-endopeptidase — protein MNKGYSRLFFRTILILAGLILFTSCAGVVPKKERVKPRNPVKNLQEKIDSLLTTPLFKETQAAVKIISLTNHTVIYDRNSDLLLNPASNMKLLTTATALTLLRPNFTFKTCLLADSASVGDSVITGNLYLKGGGDPDLVVEDLQDLIDQLQVDGISHITGNLVADAAALDSLPRGKGWMWDDDPDDYAAHLSALTLNDNCVNVLAKPSEKISDKVKLFIFPQTHYVTVENNGVTGDSAQANSLKISRKWMTCENVITVKDTLPVNAPPYQITLNIEDPTRYTATVFGELLKKNGIQIDGHILKGISPDAAETLAVHKSHPLRDVVENTNKISDNLSAELLLKTVGAVTRGEPGTAEKGLQAMRQFLQSIGIDSTSYFVVDGSGVSRYDVINADLITRLLAHMYGDFTVSSEYLTSLPIAGVDGTLQKRMIGTAAQGKLRAKTGSLRGVSSLSGYVPTQDGDVWAFSMLMQNFVGSASPYRAVQDSIGVWMAKFHR, from the coding sequence ATGAACAAAGGTTATTCCAGGCTGTTTTTTAGGACGATTTTAATTCTTGCAGGACTCATTCTTTTTACCTCCTGCGCCGGTGTCGTTCCCAAAAAAGAACGGGTAAAGCCCCGCAATCCGGTAAAAAATCTGCAGGAAAAAATCGATTCGCTGCTGACGACACCTCTCTTTAAAGAAACACAGGCTGCCGTAAAGATAATTTCACTCACAAACCACACGGTTATTTACGATCGCAACAGCGATCTCCTTTTAAATCCGGCCTCCAATATGAAATTGTTGACAACGGCAACCGCACTGACCCTTCTGCGTCCCAATTTTACTTTTAAGACCTGTTTGCTGGCAGACAGCGCAAGTGTCGGTGATTCCGTCATCACGGGCAACCTTTACCTGAAAGGCGGCGGCGATCCCGACCTGGTGGTTGAAGACCTTCAAGATCTCATTGATCAACTGCAGGTAGACGGTATCTCTCACATCACCGGAAATCTCGTGGCCGATGCTGCGGCACTGGACAGTCTCCCCCGCGGAAAAGGCTGGATGTGGGATGACGATCCGGATGATTACGCCGCACATTTGAGCGCCCTGACGCTCAATGACAACTGCGTGAATGTGCTGGCCAAACCCTCTGAAAAAATCTCCGATAAAGTGAAGCTTTTCATCTTCCCTCAAACACACTACGTTACGGTCGAAAATAATGGCGTAACCGGTGATTCGGCTCAGGCTAACAGCCTTAAAATTTCCCGTAAATGGATGACCTGCGAGAATGTCATTACCGTTAAGGACACGCTCCCCGTGAATGCGCCGCCTTATCAGATCACGCTCAACATTGAAGATCCCACACGCTACACGGCCACCGTTTTTGGTGAGCTGTTGAAAAAAAATGGCATTCAAATTGACGGACACATTTTAAAGGGCATATCGCCTGACGCGGCTGAAACGCTGGCCGTTCATAAATCGCATCCGCTGCGCGATGTGGTTGAAAACACCAATAAAATCAGCGACAACCTCTCAGCCGAACTTTTGCTAAAAACCGTGGGGGCGGTTACACGTGGAGAACCGGGAACGGCCGAAAAGGGCCTTCAGGCCATGCGGCAGTTTCTGCAGAGCATCGGGATCGATTCCACGTCTTACTTCGTTGTCGACGGGTCGGGGGTTTCCCGTTACGATGTGATTAATGCCGATCTCATCACCCGATTACTCGCACACATGTACGGCGATTTTACCGTTTCCTCCGAGTACCTGACCTCTCTGCCCATTGCAGGTGTAGACGGAACCCTTCAAAAGCGGATGATCGGAACGGCTGCTCAGGGAAAATTGCGGGCCAAAACCGGAAGCCTTCGGGGGGTGTCGTCTCTTTCAGGCTATGTGCCCACACAGGATGGAGACGTCTGGGCCTTTTCCATGCTGATGCAGAACTTTGTCGGTTCGGCTTCGCCCTATCGCGCCGTGCAGGATTCCATCGGTGTGTGGATGGCTAAATTCCACCGGTGA
- a CDS encoding cupin domain-containing protein, translating to MKIQIEKPDEKRIRELGIKNWPVWEHGVGSFPWHYDMTEVCYVLEGKIKVKTDEETVEFGPGDLVTFPRGLSCEWQIEEPVKKHYTFR from the coding sequence ATGAAGATTCAAATTGAAAAACCCGATGAAAAAAGGATCAGGGAATTGGGCATCAAAAATTGGCCCGTCTGGGAACACGGTGTGGGCAGTTTTCCCTGGCATTACGATATGACCGAAGTATGTTATGTTTTGGAAGGAAAAATTAAGGTTAAAACGGATGAAGAAACCGTTGAATTTGGGCCCGGTGATTTGGTTACATTTCCCAGGGGGCTGTCCTGCGAATGGCAGATTGAGGAGCCGGTGAAAAAACATTACACGTTTCGATAG
- the ald gene encoding alanine dehydrogenase, which produces MNVGVLKEDFQKEGRVALIPATVKALVLRGHAVFVESKAGTKSRFQDEDYIKEGAQIVYSSDEIFGRSDILLKVAPPTLEEYQKMKEGQIVFSAFNLAIARPEAIKLLLNKHIAAIGYEIIQEDDGTLPILIPMSEIAGQMSILSASQYLQSNYEGRGVLLGGVAGVPPAMVVILGAGVAGTCAARTALGLGAQVIMLDRDINRLRRIGELFQRRVITSVSNHYNIEKAVKFADVLIGAVLVPGQRAPVLVKREMVRSMRPKSIIIDISIDQGGCVETSRPITIYDPPYLEENVLHFPVPNMPAMVSRTATYALSNAFLSYLLQVVEMGLEQALQKNRALFRGVYTYKGFLVNKNLSEAFHLPFKSLGSIL; this is translated from the coding sequence ATGAACGTTGGCGTTCTGAAGGAGGATTTTCAAAAAGAGGGCCGGGTGGCTCTGATTCCGGCCACAGTAAAGGCCCTTGTTTTGAGAGGGCATGCCGTTTTTGTGGAATCAAAGGCCGGCACCAAGAGCCGATTTCAGGATGAGGACTACATCAAAGAGGGGGCCCAAATTGTTTATTCCAGCGATGAAATCTTTGGTCGCTCGGATATTTTGCTGAAGGTGGCGCCGCCCACCCTGGAAGAATATCAGAAAATGAAAGAAGGGCAGATTGTTTTTTCGGCGTTTAATCTGGCCATTGCCCGCCCGGAAGCCATCAAATTATTGCTCAATAAACACATTGCAGCCATCGGCTACGAAATTATTCAGGAGGACGACGGGACCCTGCCCATTTTAATTCCCATGAGTGAGATTGCAGGTCAGATGAGCATCCTGTCGGCTTCCCAGTATTTACAATCCAATTATGAAGGAAGGGGGGTGTTGCTGGGGGGAGTTGCCGGGGTTCCGCCTGCGATGGTTGTTATTCTCGGAGCCGGTGTGGCCGGCACCTGTGCGGCCCGGACCGCCCTTGGGCTGGGGGCCCAGGTCATCATGCTGGATCGGGATATCAATCGTCTGCGGCGTATCGGGGAGCTTTTTCAGCGGCGTGTCATTACGAGTGTGTCGAACCATTATAACATTGAAAAGGCCGTTAAGTTTGCCGATGTGCTGATCGGGGCCGTTTTGGTTCCAGGGCAGCGGGCACCTGTCCTCGTAAAACGGGAAATGGTTCGATCCATGCGTCCCAAGTCCATTATTATTGATATCTCAATTGATCAGGGCGGATGCGTTGAAACCTCTCGTCCCATAACCATTTACGATCCTCCGTATCTTGAGGAAAATGTGTTGCACTTTCCGGTACCCAATATGCCTGCCATGGTTTCCCGTACGGCAACGTACGCCCTGTCCAATGCCTTTTTGTCCTATTTATTGCAGGTTGTTGAGATGGGACTTGAGCAGGCTCTTCAGAAAAATCGTGCCCTCTTCAGGGGTGTTTACACGTACAAGGGGTTCCTGGTGAATAAAAATCTTTCGGAAGCGTTTCATCTTCCGTTCAAATCTCTTGGGTCTATTTTATAG
- a CDS encoding acetyl-CoA hydrolase/transferase family protein: MSWIYQYREKVVSPEEAVSVIKSGDRIYMSGNAATPYILLHALAKRKDELKNVEITHVLLLGDDPLSGPGMEGHFRHRSLFVGPADRKAVNEGRADYVPVFLYEIPDLFSSGILPIDVAIVHTSPPDEHGFLSYGVETVATKGAVENAKCVIAQVNEKMLLGDAFVHISRVSKIVEVSEDLPTLELGEFSEVEKKIGRSIANLVEDGSTIQLGIGGIPNAVLFFLKDKRDLGIHSEMCSDGMMEAIEAGVVTGAKKTLHRGKVIATFIMGTQKLYDFVDNNPVFELHPVNYTNDPFVIAQNEKMVAVNSALEIDLTGQVCSDSIGYQIYSGFGGQVDFIRGAARSKGGKPIIALRSTAKNDTISRIVPHLKEGAGVVTSRGDVHYVVTEYGVAYLHGKSIRERAEALINIAHPKFREELLRFAKEKHYIP; this comes from the coding sequence ATGAGTTGGATTTACCAGTATCGCGAAAAAGTGGTTTCTCCCGAAGAAGCTGTTTCGGTCATAAAAAGCGGCGATCGCATTTACATGTCGGGGAATGCGGCGACTCCCTACATCTTGCTGCATGCCCTCGCCAAACGAAAAGACGAACTGAAAAATGTGGAAATCACGCACGTCCTGCTTCTTGGGGACGACCCGCTTTCCGGGCCCGGGATGGAAGGACACTTCCGCCATCGCTCGCTGTTTGTCGGACCGGCAGATCGGAAAGCAGTGAATGAGGGGCGGGCGGACTATGTTCCGGTTTTTTTGTATGAAATTCCCGATCTCTTCTCTTCCGGAATTTTACCCATTGACGTGGCTATTGTACACACCTCTCCTCCGGATGAACACGGCTTCCTGTCCTACGGTGTTGAAACGGTGGCCACGAAGGGAGCCGTAGAAAACGCCAAATGTGTCATCGCCCAGGTCAATGAAAAAATGCTTCTGGGAGATGCCTTTGTTCATATTTCGCGCGTCTCCAAAATTGTGGAGGTCTCGGAGGATTTACCGACTCTGGAATTGGGAGAATTCTCGGAAGTCGAAAAGAAGATTGGCCGTTCGATTGCAAACTTGGTGGAAGACGGCTCCACTATTCAGTTGGGCATTGGCGGCATTCCCAACGCCGTGCTGTTCTTTTTGAAGGATAAACGGGATCTGGGAATCCATTCGGAGATGTGTTCCGACGGCATGATGGAAGCCATCGAAGCCGGGGTTGTGACCGGCGCCAAAAAGACACTCCACCGGGGCAAAGTCATTGCCACGTTCATTATGGGGACCCAGAAATTGTACGATTTTGTTGACAACAACCCCGTTTTTGAACTTCATCCGGTCAATTACACGAATGACCCCTTCGTGATTGCCCAGAATGAAAAAATGGTGGCCGTGAACTCCGCACTGGAAATCGATCTGACCGGTCAGGTGTGCTCCGATTCCATCGGCTACCAGATTTACTCCGGATTTGGCGGGCAGGTGGACTTCATCCGTGGAGCGGCCCGCTCAAAAGGAGGAAAGCCGATTATTGCCCTGCGCTCGACGGCAAAGAATGATACCATTTCGCGAATTGTTCCCCATCTAAAAGAAGGTGCCGGTGTGGTTACCTCGCGCGGCGACGTGCACTATGTGGTTACCGAATATGGCGTGGCCTATCTGCATGGGAAAAGCATTCGTGAACGGGCGGAGGCGCTCATTAACATAGCCCATCCCAAATTCAGGGAAGAATTGCTTCGATTTGCAAAGGAAAAACACTACATTCCCTGA
- a CDS encoding SoxR reducing system RseC family protein, with protein sequence MEETGIIREVHGDEAVVELTPVSSCSSCALHSVCNPSEVEKPVLTATNPIHAREGDWVKLEMNPGAAITSAFLIFIFPLLGLAVGYVAGHAFGRLAEIIGSVLGFALFLLVVKFLDPVLTKKRAFKPIVIQVLSNSLPLNIEIKDKSPKN encoded by the coding sequence ATGGAAGAAACGGGAATAATTCGTGAAGTTCATGGGGACGAGGCTGTTGTTGAGCTGACACCGGTATCATCGTGTTCAAGCTGTGCGCTTCATTCGGTTTGCAATCCCAGTGAAGTGGAGAAGCCCGTGTTAACGGCAACCAATCCCATTCACGCAAGAGAAGGGGATTGGGTGAAATTGGAAATGAATCCCGGAGCGGCCATTACGTCTGCCTTTTTAATTTTTATTTTCCCCCTGCTTGGCTTGGCTGTGGGGTACGTTGCGGGACACGCATTCGGGCGTCTGGCTGAGATCATTGGGAGTGTTCTGGGGTTTGCGCTGTTTCTGCTTGTCGTAAAATTTTTGGATCCGGTTCTAACCAAAAAACGCGCCTTTAAGCCCATTGTGATTCAAGTGTTGAGCAACAGCCTGCCCCTGAATATTGAAATAAAAGATAAATCTCCCAAAAACTGA
- the pta gene encoding phosphate acetyltransferase, translating into MLIRKEDALEYHSKGRKGKIEVKNTKPCATQRDLSMAYTPGVAVPCREIAKNKELVFEYTAKGNLVAVVSNGTAVLGLGDIGPEAGKPVMEGKGVLFKRFADVDVFDIEIDSHDPDDIIKVCKLIEPTFGGINLEDIKAPECFYIEETLKKELSIPVFHDDQHGTAIISGAALLNALELTGKNIKKIKIVVNGAGAAGVACAKFYIQLGAKKENIIMCDSKGVIYKGRKEGMNPYKEQFAVETDKRTLAEALEGADVFIGVSVANVVSKDMVKSMADHPIIFAMANPDPEITYEDAREARPDVIMATGRSDYPNQVNNVLGFPFIFRGALDVRAKHINEEMKVAAAHALADLAKEDVPDSVIKAYGGQPITFGPEYIIPKPLDPRVLLWEAPAVAKAAMDTGAARIQIDLEKYKERLEALLGRSREIMRIILNKARLNPKRIVYPEGEEEKILRAAQIVVDENIARPVLLGREKVIREKAKLLHLELRGVEIVDPWHYPKLEAYVQELYRLRQRKGVTLVEAHELMRNKNYFGSMMVHFGDVDGLISGLTMHYPDTIRPALQVIGMRDDVSRVSGLYIIIGESGVYFFADTTVNIEPTDEELAEIAICCSEIAKRFDVEPRVAMLSFSNFGSTRHPNSEKVARAVQIIKSRKPNLMVDGEMQADTAVVHEIIEGTYPFSDLKKPANILIFPDLQSGNIGYKLMQRIGNADAIGPILMGMRRPVHVLQRGDEVHDIVNMTAIAVVDAQELPSMRCK; encoded by the coding sequence ATGTTAATCCGCAAAGAAGATGCCCTTGAGTATCATAGTAAGGGTCGCAAGGGAAAAATTGAGGTCAAAAACACGAAACCTTGCGCCACTCAACGGGATTTGTCAATGGCATACACCCCGGGTGTTGCTGTACCGTGCCGCGAAATTGCGAAAAATAAAGAACTTGTTTTTGAATATACGGCCAAGGGAAATTTAGTCGCCGTTGTTTCGAATGGAACAGCCGTTTTGGGGTTGGGAGACATTGGGCCGGAGGCGGGTAAACCGGTCATGGAGGGAAAAGGGGTTCTGTTTAAGCGTTTTGCCGATGTCGATGTATTTGATATTGAAATTGACTCGCATGATCCTGATGACATTATCAAGGTCTGCAAACTGATCGAACCTACTTTTGGAGGAATTAATCTGGAAGATATTAAGGCTCCCGAATGTTTTTATATTGAGGAAACCCTTAAAAAGGAATTAAGTATTCCAGTTTTTCATGATGATCAGCATGGAACCGCCATTATTTCCGGGGCGGCCTTACTAAATGCTCTGGAGCTTACGGGTAAGAATATCAAAAAAATCAAAATTGTTGTAAATGGTGCAGGTGCGGCCGGGGTGGCTTGTGCCAAATTTTACATCCAATTGGGGGCCAAAAAAGAAAATATTATTATGTGTGATTCCAAGGGCGTCATTTATAAAGGCCGAAAAGAGGGAATGAATCCTTACAAGGAGCAATTTGCGGTCGAAACAGACAAGCGGACACTGGCTGAGGCATTGGAGGGAGCGGATGTTTTTATTGGAGTCTCAGTGGCCAATGTGGTGTCGAAAGACATGGTTAAATCAATGGCCGATCATCCCATTATTTTTGCGATGGCCAATCCCGATCCGGAGATCACGTATGAAGATGCAAGGGAAGCCCGGCCGGATGTCATTATGGCCACCGGTCGATCCGACTATCCGAACCAGGTGAACAATGTGCTGGGATTCCCCTTTATTTTTAGGGGGGCTCTGGATGTTCGCGCAAAGCACATTAACGAAGAGATGAAAGTGGCGGCTGCCCATGCGTTGGCTGATCTGGCAAAGGAGGATGTCCCGGACTCCGTTATCAAGGCCTACGGCGGACAGCCGATTACATTTGGCCCGGAGTACATTATTCCAAAGCCGCTCGATCCGCGGGTGCTTTTGTGGGAGGCGCCGGCTGTGGCAAAAGCAGCAATGGACACGGGGGCTGCACGGATCCAAATTGACCTTGAAAAATACAAGGAGCGTCTGGAAGCCCTTCTGGGCCGTTCCCGTGAAATTATGAGAATCATCCTGAATAAGGCCCGCTTGAATCCCAAACGGATTGTTTATCCCGAAGGGGAAGAGGAGAAAATCCTGCGGGCGGCACAGATTGTAGTGGATGAAAATATCGCGAGGCCTGTTCTTCTGGGTCGGGAAAAGGTGATTCGGGAAAAGGCCAAACTGCTGCATCTGGAGCTTCGGGGTGTGGAAATTGTGGACCCCTGGCATTACCCGAAACTGGAGGCGTATGTTCAGGAACTGTATCGCCTGCGCCAACGCAAGGGGGTTACACTGGTCGAAGCCCATGAATTAATGCGCAATAAGAACTATTTTGGGTCGATGATGGTCCATTTCGGCGATGTGGACGGGTTGATCTCCGGGCTAACCATGCACTATCCCGACACAATTCGTCCGGCTTTGCAGGTCATTGGCATGCGGGATGACGTGTCGCGGGTATCCGGCCTGTACATTATTATCGGTGAAAGCGGCGTTTACTTTTTTGCAGACACCACGGTCAACATTGAACCGACCGATGAAGAATTGGCAGAAATCGCCATTTGCTGTTCAGAAATCGCCAAGCGCTTTGATGTGGAACCGCGAGTGGCCATGCTGTCGTTTTCAAACTTTGGAAGCACCCGGCACCCGAATTCGGAAAAGGTGGCCAGAGCGGTTCAAATCATTAAATCCCGGAAACCGAACCTCATGGTTGATGGCGAAATGCAGGCGGACACGGCGGTTGTCCATGAAATTATCGAGGGAACCTATCCCTTCAGCGATTTGAAGAAACCGGCCAATATTCTCATTTTTCCGGATCTTCAATCCGGAAATATTGGTTACAAACTGATGCAGAGAATTGGAAATGCCGATGCTATCGGTCCTATTTTAATGGGCATGCGGCGTCCTGTGCATGTGCTCCAGCGCGGTGACGAAGTGCACGATATTGTCAACATGACAGCCATTGCCGTTGTGGACGCACAGGAACTTCCGTCGATGCGGTGTAAATAG
- a CDS encoding DUF3842 family protein, producing MKIAIIDGQGGGLGSSIIQKLKENLSSEDEILAFGTNAIATSQMMKSGAQKGASGENAICRNAPRVDLIIGPIGILLANAMLGEVTPAIAEAVASSPAHKIVLPITTCNVDVVGKNSDSLPEMIRQIVEKVLQFKEGKQSS from the coding sequence ATGAAAATTGCCATTATTGACGGCCAGGGAGGGGGCCTTGGAAGCAGTATTATTCAAAAATTAAAAGAAAATCTTTCATCCGAAGATGAAATTCTGGCATTCGGTACAAATGCCATTGCCACCTCCCAGATGATGAAATCCGGGGCACAAAAAGGGGCCTCCGGTGAAAATGCCATCTGCCGGAATGCACCGCGGGTCGATTTGATTATCGGACCCATCGGCATACTTCTGGCAAATGCCATGCTGGGTGAAGTAACTCCTGCCATTGCCGAAGCCGTGGCATCCTCACCGGCGCACAAAATTGTTTTGCCCATTACCACGTGCAATGTGGACGTGGTCGGAAAAAACAGCGACAGCCTTCCCGAAATGATTCGTCAGATTGTGGAGAAAGTGCTCCAATTTAAGGAAGGAAAGCAATCGTCCTGA